A genomic window from Plasmodium chabaudi chabaudi strain AS genome assembly, chromosome: 8 includes:
- a CDS encoding DNA-directed RNA polymerases I, II, and III subunit RPABC5, putative, with protein sequence MIIPVRCFTCGKLIGNLWSLYEKKLDEGISKCDALDELNLSRYCCRRMMLTHADMMDKLLCYNIYERKL encoded by the coding sequence atgataataccAGTTCGTTGCTTTACCTGTGGAAAATTAATTGGAAACCTTTGGAgcttatatgaaaaaaagttGGATGAAGGAATATCGAAATGTGATGCTTTAGAcgaattaaatttatcaaGATATTGTTGTAGAAGAATGATGTTAACTCATGCAGACATGATggataaattattatgttataatatttatgagAGAAAGTTATAA